The following proteins are co-located in the Sardina pilchardus chromosome 24, fSarPil1.1, whole genome shotgun sequence genome:
- the tac1 gene encoding protachykinin-1: MKLLLSAVVLFLVLAQVFCEEFGAKEDPDYWSNSIRIQDEWFPSDPFREILRRMTRKPRPNQFIGLMGKRSSANAQITRKRHKINSFVGLMGKRSQEEPDSYEWSTIRSYDTRR; encoded by the exons ATGAAATTACTACTATCAGCTGTAGTGCTTTTCTTGGTTCTGGCGCAAGTATTTTGTGAAGAATTCGGTGCCAAAGAGGATCCAGATTACTGGTCGAACAGCATTCGAATACAG GATGAGTGGTTCCCCTCCGATCCGTTCAGAGAGATCCTTCGGCGGATGACGAGAAAGCCCCGACCCAATCAATTCATCGGACTGATGGGCAAGCGCTCCTCTG CAAACGCACAGATCACCCGGAAGA GGCATAAAATCAACTCTTTTGTGGGCCTGATGGGAAAGAGGAGTCAGGAAGAGCCAG ATTCCTATGAGTGGAGCACAATACGGAGCTACGACACGCGACGCTAA